A single window of Oreochromis aureus strain Israel breed Guangdong linkage group 7, ZZ_aureus, whole genome shotgun sequence DNA harbors:
- the si:dkey-34e4.1 gene encoding carboxyl-terminal PDZ ligand of neuronal nitric oxide synthase protein yields the protein MPARNRYNLVDDVADSRVPLHNEEAYQHGIYFQAKYVGSLDVPRPNSRMEIVAAMRRIRYEFKAKNIKKKKVSIVVSVDGVKVMLRKKQKRKEWTWDESKMLIMHDPIYRIFYVSHDSQDLKIFSYIARDGSSNSFRCNVFKSKKKTQAMRIVRTVGQAFEVCHKLSLQHAEQDADGQADGESDKSTEEPSNHGRTLTGAERGEDEQDSKHEGRRGGEDPAAGSSLCEKAVSEILQSLAELNVVKPGQTIMDFNRRSLFTVTSQGVTPSSPCSPSITPLASQHYLQLLQQQLQQQQQHTQVAVAQVQLLKDQMAAETAARIEAQARVHQLLLQNRDLLQHLTLLVQQLKELEARALKATHPGQPQQELQANGHDGQQSSGGSVSASAKSLSLNLKNHYSQTLDQLITSTPSWPLETSPLSPTQLGCAESYLNLLNMESGVKPPASANNDLDPFIRANGAVEDKEISGNEIVPFTSRNSASLDEKCKQIIPKLDPPPPSMNRKRASRTLSPGSEVAAAPTPAEVTSNDAAPSRSSSVSFPDITPSSLSSGDFHSLSNGESSSCSASEDSGVRSETKSLLSPLRDDDDLFGDRGTFLTASSGCNSPLEERGETVLSAAESYATEAPTLTSQSDTCGHPLPFSSPMNDTCLHISFSEDELLESSQEDPNVPQRS from the exons TACGAATTCAAGGCCAAGAACATCAAGAAGAAAAAGGTCAGCATCGTGGTGTCTGTGGACGGGGTCAAGGTGATGCTAAGGAAGAAACAGAAG aGAAAGGAATGGACATGGGATGAGAGCAAAATGCTGATCATGCACGATCCAATATACAG GATTTTCTACGTATCACATGACTCCCAGGACTTAAAGATTTTCAGCTACATTGCAAGAGATGGCTCCAGTAATTCCTTCAGATGCAACGTCTTCAAGTCAAAGAAGAAG ACACAGGCCATGCGTATCGTGCGAACAGTAGGTCAGGCGTTTGAGGTGTGCCACAAGCTCAGCCTGCAGCACGCTGAGCAGGACGCTGACGGCCAGGCTGACGGAGAAAGTGACAAGTCAACAGAGGAGCCCAGCAACCACG GTCGCACACTGACGGGAGCAGAGCGAGGGGAAGATGAGCAGGACAGCAAACACGAGGGACGACGAGGAGGAGAAGATCCTGCAGCTGGCAGCTCTCTGTGTGAGAAGGCAGTGAGCGAAATTCTCCAGAGCTTGGCTGAACTCAACGTCGTCAAGCCTGGACAGACCATCATG GACTTCAATCGAAGGTCCCTCTTCACTGTGACATCCCAAGGCGTTACTCCCAGCAGCCCTTGCTCTCCTTCTATTACTCCGCTGGCATCACAGCACTACCTGCAGCTTCTTCAGCAGcaactacagcagcagcagcagcacacacaggTGGCTGTTGCTCAG GTACAGCTGCTGAAAGATCAGATGGCAGCAGAGACCGCCGCTCGTATCGAGGCTCAGGCCCGCGTccaccagctgctgctgcagaacaGGGATTTGCTGCAACACCTGACCCTGCTCGTGCAGCAGCTGAAAGAGCTGGAGGCCCGCGCCCTGAAAGCAACACACCCAGGGCAGCCGCAACAGGAGCTGCAAGCTAATGGACACG ATGGCCAGCAGTCATCAGGTGGTTCAGTGTCAGCATCAGCAAAGTCCCTGTCCTTAAATCTGAAGAATCACTACAGTCAGACCCTGGACCAGCTCATCACCTCCACGCCCTCATGGCCACTCGAAACCTCGCCCCTGTCGCCCACCCAGTTGGGCTGTGCTGAGTCCTACCTCAACCTGCTTAACATGGAGAGCGGCGTCAAACCACCAGCCTCAGCCAACAATGACCTGGACCCCTTCATCAGAGCAAATGGCGCCGTGGAAGACAAGGAGATCTCCGGCAATGAGATTGTCCCGTTCACATCCCGAAACTCTGCCAGCCTGGATGAAAA GTGCAAGCAGATAATCCCCAAACTCGACCCTCCTCCACCTTCCATGAACCGCAAGAGAGCTAGCAGGACATTGTCTCCAGGGTCAGAGGTCGCAGCTGCGCCCACGCCCGCAGAGGTCACCTCTAACGACGCGGCCCCCAGCCGCAGCAGCAGCGTCTCGTTCCCTGACATCACCCCCAGCTCACTGTCATCCGGCGACTTCCACTCCCTGAGCAACGGCGAGAGCAGCTCCTGCTCCGCCAGCGAGGATTCGGGCGTGCGCTCCGAAACCAAGTCCCTGCTGTCGCCCCTGCGTGACGACGACGACCTGTTCGGGGACCGTGGGACGTTTTTAACAGCCTCCAGTGGCTGTAACAGTCCCCTGGAGGAGAGGGGGGAAACCGTTCTCTCAGCCGCTGAGTCGTATGCCACTGAAGCCCCCACCCTCACTTCACAGTCGGACACTTGCGGCCACCCGCTGCCCTTCTCCTCCCCGATGAATGATACCTGCCTTCACATCAGCTTTTCTGAGGATGAGCTGCTGGAGAGCAGCCAAGAAGACCCTAACGTCCCTCAGCGGAGCTAG